From Effusibacillus pohliae DSM 22757, the proteins below share one genomic window:
- a CDS encoding aspartyl-phosphate phosphatase Spo0E family protein, whose amino-acid sequence MFEQENLRQLRKEIETIREKLHEEFQNGKSFAHSDIYHLSIMLDNLIVKYQMCIYLKNSKSSADEVQT is encoded by the coding sequence GTGTTTGAACAGGAGAATTTGAGACAACTGAGAAAGGAGATAGAGACGATACGCGAAAAACTTCATGAAGAGTTTCAAAACGGGAAGTCATTTGCCCATTCTGATATATATCATTTAAGTATTATGCTGGATAATCTAATTGTCAAATATCAAATGTGTATATACTTAAAGAATAGTAAAAGTTCGGCCGATGAGGTGCAGACATGA